The following proteins are encoded in a genomic region of Synechococcus sp. CBW1002:
- a CDS encoding AarF/ABC1/UbiB kinase family protein — protein MVRTAADAAADAMHAAVFGEAGVEERVLEEAAHQDSVFRDAVHSATPRSSARPGGEAGGSTPWPDLSTTARGGSPELGDFIEAAGLLEYDPAAITRIYAGHPQRLLRRLAQTLIPIGLYLLGVGTDWLLGMLANPERSRARARECANLLVDLGPAFIKAGQALSTRPDIVPPMLLEELAQLQDQLPGFDSALAMACIEEDLGAPVEAIYASLEREPISAASLGQVHRGVLRTGERVAVKVQRPGLREQITLDLYIVRNIAAWLNQNVRLIRSDLVGLIDELGRRVFEEMDYFHEAANADRFRALHAHNRLIAVPLIYHQATSRRVLTMQWIEGVKLTNLEAVQALGIDPDVMVSIGVDCSLQQLLEHGFFHADPHPGNLLALSDGRLAYLDFGMMSEVSREARTGLIQAVVHLVNRNFSALSKDFVSLGFLAEDVNLEPIVPAFESVFGQALEMGVSRMDFKAVTDDLSGVMYRFPFQVPPYYALIIRSLVTLEGIALSVDPDFKILGAAYPYFARRLMEDPDPSLRQSLKEMLFDGEIFRWQRLDNLIASASKGSQLDLDTLLDQVLDFLFSPQGGLLRQQLVDAVVERMDAVAWQATLRLGQRLPTRLQPPGLRRRDPWEASEPLLDLEPVRQLVLILRALPGFEPQLLLKRLPRLVGEPDLRRMGAQVARGLAERGVVRLLRDVLVAPQRSADLASA, from the coding sequence ATGGTTCGAACCGCCGCTGACGCCGCTGCCGACGCCATGCACGCCGCTGTCTTCGGAGAGGCTGGCGTGGAAGAGAGGGTCCTCGAAGAGGCTGCGCATCAGGACAGTGTTTTCAGAGATGCAGTCCACTCGGCAACTCCACGCTCATCAGCGCGTCCAGGAGGGGAGGCTGGAGGATCGACACCCTGGCCGGATCTGAGCACCACCGCTCGAGGCGGCTCGCCCGAGCTGGGCGATTTCATTGAAGCCGCCGGCCTGCTGGAGTACGACCCGGCAGCGATCACCAGGATCTATGCCGGACATCCCCAGCGGCTCCTGCGCCGACTGGCCCAGACCCTGATTCCGATCGGCCTCTATCTGCTCGGTGTGGGGACCGACTGGCTGCTGGGCATGCTGGCCAACCCGGAACGCTCCCGGGCCAGGGCCCGCGAATGCGCCAACCTGCTGGTGGATCTGGGGCCCGCGTTCATCAAGGCCGGACAGGCCCTCTCCACCCGGCCGGACATCGTTCCGCCGATGCTGCTGGAGGAACTGGCCCAACTGCAGGACCAGCTGCCGGGCTTCGATTCAGCCCTGGCGATGGCCTGCATCGAAGAGGATCTGGGCGCACCGGTCGAAGCGATCTACGCCAGCCTTGAACGGGAGCCGATCTCGGCTGCGTCCCTGGGACAGGTCCATCGCGGCGTTCTCCGTACCGGTGAGCGGGTGGCCGTGAAGGTGCAGCGTCCAGGACTGAGGGAGCAGATCACGCTGGATCTCTACATCGTGCGCAATATCGCCGCTTGGCTGAATCAGAACGTGCGGCTGATCCGCAGCGATCTGGTCGGGCTGATCGATGAGCTGGGCCGGCGGGTATTCGAGGAGATGGATTATTTCCATGAAGCCGCCAATGCCGACCGCTTTCGCGCGCTGCACGCCCACAACCGCCTGATCGCCGTTCCCTTGATCTACCACCAGGCCACCAGCCGCCGGGTGCTCACGATGCAGTGGATCGAAGGGGTGAAGCTCACCAACCTCGAGGCGGTCCAGGCCCTCGGCATCGATCCGGATGTGATGGTGAGCATCGGAGTCGACTGCAGCCTGCAGCAACTGCTGGAGCACGGATTCTTCCACGCCGATCCCCACCCCGGCAACCTGCTGGCCCTGAGCGACGGGCGGTTGGCCTATCTCGATTTCGGCATGATGAGCGAGGTGAGCCGTGAGGCCCGTACGGGCTTGATTCAGGCGGTGGTTCATCTGGTGAATCGCAACTTCAGCGCCCTGTCCAAGGACTTCGTCAGCCTCGGCTTTCTGGCAGAGGATGTGAACCTGGAACCGATTGTTCCCGCCTTCGAGAGCGTCTTCGGCCAGGCGCTGGAGATGGGCGTGAGCCGGATGGATTTCAAAGCGGTGACCGATGATCTCTCCGGGGTGATGTATCGCTTCCCCTTCCAGGTTCCGCCCTACTACGCCCTGATCATCCGCTCGCTGGTGACCCTCGAGGGCATCGCCCTGAGCGTGGATCCTGATTTCAAGATCCTCGGTGCCGCTTATCCCTACTTCGCCCGCCGCCTGATGGAGGATCCCGATCCCAGCCTGCGGCAGAGCCTCAAGGAAATGCTCTTCGATGGCGAGATCTTCCGCTGGCAGCGCCTCGACAACCTCATCGCCAGCGCCTCCAAGGGGAGCCAGCTCGATCTGGACACCCTGCTCGACCAGGTGCTCGATTTCCTCTTTTCTCCCCAGGGGGGTCTGCTGCGTCAGCAGCTGGTCGACGCGGTGGTGGAGCGGATGGATGCGGTGGCCTGGCAGGCCACCCTGCGGCTCGGCCAACGGCTGCCGACCAGGCTGCAGCCACCCGGTCTGCGCCGCCGCGATCCCTGGGAAGCCAGCGAGCCCTTGCTGGATCTGGAACCGGTGCGGCAGCTGGTGCTGATCCTGCGGGCCCTGCCCGGCTTCGAACCCCAGTTGCTGCTGAAGCGGCTGCCGCGTCTGGTGGGGGAACCCGATCTGCGCCGCATGGGGGCCCAGGTCGCCCGGGGGCTGGCCGAACGTGGCGTGGTGCGGCTGCTGCGGGATGTGTTGGTGGCGCCCCAGCGCAGCGCCGATCTGGCCAGTGCCTGA
- a CDS encoding alpha/beta hydrolase — protein sequence MQKRSGRQPRQCHRLGAALLGLGLWASSPAALAGENLVFVSGAFRRSIPVADLEHLATTGEARGLLADVLKFSKQKPEEAAKLLNQSMTVPVVLVSRLLNTSIGEAILARAAQIIYPLNAETVGVQAMRSALVLGAAEDSGKLSPIGFLKAYPTNEIEVSIPALLGLMSKASSVTDLVRFFSESPLDGLRGDVGAKPGS from the coding sequence GTGCAGAAGCGGTCCGGGCGGCAGCCCCGCCAGTGCCACCGTCTGGGGGCCGCCCTGCTGGGACTCGGGCTCTGGGCCAGCTCCCCTGCGGCCCTGGCCGGCGAGAACCTGGTGTTCGTGAGCGGGGCCTTCCGCCGCTCGATTCCAGTGGCGGATCTGGAGCACCTGGCCACCACCGGAGAGGCCCGCGGTCTGCTCGCGGACGTGCTCAAGTTCAGCAAGCAGAAGCCGGAAGAAGCCGCCAAACTGCTCAACCAATCGATGACCGTTCCGGTCGTGCTGGTCAGCCGCCTGCTCAACACCAGCATCGGCGAGGCGATCCTGGCGCGGGCCGCCCAGATCATCTACCCACTCAACGCTGAGACGGTGGGGGTGCAGGCGATGCGATCGGCGCTGGTGCTGGGTGCCGCTGAAGACTCCGGCAAGCTGTCGCCAATCGGCTTCCTCAAGGCCTACCCCACCAACGAGATCGAGGTCAGCATTCCTGCCTTGCTGGGGCTGATGAGCAAGGCGAGCTCCGTGACCGACCTGGTGCGCTTCTTCTCGGAATCTCCCCTTGATGGCCTGCGCGGTGATGTCGGTGCCAAGCCTGGCTCCTGA
- the dnaN gene encoding DNA polymerase III subunit beta, protein MKLVCSQAELSASLQLVSRAVSARPTHPVLANVLLTADAGTGRLSLTGFDLSLGIQTSLPASVEASGAITLPARLFGEIVSRLSSDSPITLHCDDGTEQVELTSLSGSYRMRGMPADDFPDLPLVQAGTPIRLDAEALVKGLRATIFASSADEAKQVLTGVHLRLENDSLECAATDGHRLAVLKLDQALRIDPEVESESFAVTVPARSLRELERLLSVRQSDDPLNLFCDRGQVVFLSADQVLTSRTLDGTYPNYRQLIPDSFGRSIAMDRRAFTAALERVAVLADQHNNVVKISTEPASAQVHIRADAQDVGSGAETLAAQLEGEPIEIAFNVRYVLEGLKVMASERVILHCNGPTTPAVLSTADEGAFTYLVMPVQIRG, encoded by the coding sequence ATGAAGCTGGTCTGTTCCCAGGCCGAACTCAGTGCCAGCCTTCAGTTGGTCAGCCGGGCCGTCTCCGCTCGGCCCACCCATCCGGTGCTGGCCAACGTGCTGCTCACCGCCGATGCCGGCACCGGTCGTCTCAGCCTCACCGGCTTCGACCTCAGCCTCGGCATCCAGACCAGCCTGCCGGCCTCCGTGGAGGCCAGCGGCGCCATCACCCTGCCGGCCCGGCTGTTCGGCGAGATCGTCTCCCGTCTCTCCTCCGACAGTCCGATCACGCTCCACTGCGACGACGGCACCGAGCAGGTGGAGCTCACCTCCCTCTCGGGCAGCTACCGCATGCGGGGCATGCCTGCCGATGACTTCCCCGATCTGCCCCTGGTGCAGGCCGGCACCCCGATCCGTCTCGATGCCGAGGCCCTGGTCAAGGGCTTGCGCGCCACCATCTTCGCCAGCAGCGCCGATGAGGCCAAGCAGGTGCTCACGGGCGTCCATCTCCGCCTCGAGAACGACTCACTCGAGTGCGCCGCCACCGATGGCCACCGGCTGGCCGTGCTCAAGCTGGATCAGGCCCTGCGCATCGATCCCGAGGTCGAGAGCGAATCCTTTGCCGTCACCGTGCCGGCCCGGTCCCTGCGGGAGCTGGAGCGGCTGCTGAGTGTGCGTCAGTCGGATGATCCGCTCAACCTCTTCTGCGACCGCGGCCAGGTGGTGTTCCTCTCGGCGGATCAGGTGCTCACCAGCCGCACCCTCGATGGCACCTATCCCAACTATCGCCAGTTGATCCCCGACAGCTTCGGGCGCAGCATCGCCATGGATCGCCGGGCTTTCACGGCCGCTCTGGAGCGGGTGGCGGTGCTGGCCGATCAGCACAACAACGTGGTCAAGATCAGCACCGAGCCGGCCTCCGCTCAGGTGCACATCCGCGCCGACGCCCAGGACGTGGGCAGCGGCGCCGAGACCCTGGCGGCCCAGCTGGAAGGGGAGCCGATCGAAATCGCCTTCAACGTGCGCTACGTGCTTGAAGGGCTCAAGGTGATGGCCAGCGAGCGGGTGATCCTGCACTGCAACGGACCGACCACGCCGGCGGTGCTCTCGACGGCCGATGAGGGCGCCTTCACCTATCTGGTGATGCCTGTTCAGATTCGCGGTTGA
- the thrC gene encoding threonine synthase, whose translation MQDWPGLIEAYRAWLPVSDATPVVTLREGATPLIPAASIAERIGRGVRVFLKYDGLNPTGSFKDRGMTMAISKAKEAGSEAVICASTGNTSAAAAAYARRGGMRAFVLIPDGYVAQGKLAQALLYGAEVLAVQGNFDRALAIVREVADRYPVTLVNSLNPFRLQGQKTAAFEVVDALGEAPDWLCIPVGNAGNISAYWMGFREYRQAGRSWKLPRMMGFQAAGAAPLVLGHTVEQPDTIATAIRIGNPVNKENALKARAESNGDFMAVTDTEIIEAYKLLGAGEGVFCEPASAASVAGLLKRREEVPSGATVVCVLTGNGLKDPTTAIEHNDAKFHAGIEPDTATVAKVMGF comes from the coding sequence ATGCAGGACTGGCCGGGCCTGATTGAGGCCTACCGCGCCTGGCTGCCGGTGAGCGATGCCACGCCGGTGGTGACCCTGCGGGAAGGAGCCACGCCGCTGATCCCGGCTGCGTCGATCGCCGAACGGATCGGCCGTGGCGTGCGGGTGTTCCTCAAATACGACGGTCTCAACCCCACCGGCTCCTTCAAGGACCGGGGTATGACCATGGCGATCAGCAAGGCCAAGGAAGCGGGTTCGGAAGCGGTGATCTGCGCCAGCACCGGCAACACCTCCGCCGCGGCCGCGGCCTATGCGCGCCGGGGTGGCATGCGGGCCTTCGTGCTGATCCCGGATGGCTACGTGGCCCAGGGGAAGCTGGCCCAGGCCCTGCTGTACGGCGCCGAAGTGCTGGCGGTGCAGGGCAACTTCGACCGGGCCCTGGCGATCGTGCGGGAGGTGGCTGACCGCTACCCCGTCACCCTGGTGAACTCGCTCAATCCCTTCCGCCTTCAGGGGCAGAAGACCGCCGCCTTCGAAGTGGTGGACGCCCTCGGCGAAGCGCCCGACTGGCTCTGCATTCCGGTCGGCAACGCCGGCAACATCAGCGCCTACTGGATGGGCTTCCGCGAGTACCGCCAGGCAGGCCGCAGCTGGAAGCTGCCGAGGATGATGGGCTTCCAGGCCGCCGGAGCCGCCCCGCTGGTGCTGGGCCACACGGTGGAGCAACCCGACACGATCGCCACCGCCATCCGCATCGGCAACCCGGTGAACAAGGAGAACGCCCTCAAGGCCCGGGCCGAGAGCAACGGTGACTTCATGGCCGTGACGGACACCGAGATCATTGAGGCCTACAAGCTGCTCGGGGCTGGAGAAGGCGTGTTCTGCGAACCGGCCAGCGCCGCTTCGGTGGCGGGGCTGCTCAAACGACGTGAGGAGGTACCGAGCGGCGCCACGGTGGTGTGCGTGCTCACCGGCAATGGCCTCAAGGACCCCACCACGGCCATTGAACACAACGACGCCAAGTTCCACGCCGGCATCGAACCCGACACGGCCACAGTGGCCAAGGTGATGGGCTTCTGA